CGTCCGCGACATGGCCGATTGGGTCAACAAGCTTTACGGCCAAGCCTTCGCCGCCGTCTACGTGCGGCCCGGCGCCAAGGTCGCGGTGCATCTGGAGCAGCCGCTCAACATCGACTACGACGCCAAGGGGCGCCGGGTCAATCAACGCATCGGAGGCAAGCATGCGTCGGATTTGGATTGAATCGGCCGCGATCCTGTGCGCGGTCCTGGTGCTGGGCGGCTGCGCCACCAGCAAGGACAAGTTGCTGCCGCACGGCGATCACACCATGCTCGACGTGTGGAATCAGGAGACGGGCGGCAGCGCCGGTGGTGGGCAGGCAGCGCGGCAACTGCTCGATGCACGCCAGGACTTGCGCCGGCCGCTGACCGAGGCCGACGTGCAGGCGGTGCCCGCCGCCGCTGCCGCCTACACGCGCACCGCGGCCAACGAGATTTACCGCCAGTTCCGACGCCTGCCGAACCCGGACCTAGTGATGTACGTGTTCCCGCACCTGGCCGGCACCGACCCGGTGCCCGTGCCCGGCTACACCACCGTGTTCCCGCTCTACCAGCGCGTGCAGTACGCGATGCCTGGCGAGCGCCTGGAGGACTACTGATGGCTTGGTCGTTGCCCTGGGCACGCAAGGCCGTCACGCCCGCCGGCCCCGACCTGGATGCCGATGACGCCTGGTCGCAGCATGTCTCGACGCTGGCCGCGCACGGCATTCCCGAGCCCGGCAGCGCGATGGGCAGCCAGCCGCGCCCGCCGACCACCGAAGCGGACCTGCAGGCGCTCTACGGCGTGGCACCGTCCTTCGCCGACCTGTTGCCGTGGATGGAGTACCTGCCCGGCTCCAAGAGCATGTTGCTGGAAGACGGCCAGTCGGTTGCGGGCTTCTTCGAACTGGCCCCGGTCGGCACCGAAGGCCGTGAGATGGCCTGGCTGTGGCAGGCACGCGATGCACTGGAGAACGCGCTGCAGGACTCGTTCGACGAACTCGACGAGAACCCGTGGGTCGTGCAGCTCTACGCCCAGGACGAATCGACCTGGGACACCTACCTGCGCGGGCTGGCCGACTATGTGCGGCCGCGCGCCCAGGGCAGCGCCTTCACGGACTTCTACCTGCGTTTCTTTGGGCACCACCTGCGCGCCATTGCCAAGCCCGGCGGGCTGTTCGAGGACACCACGGTGACGCGGCTGCCGTGGCGCGGCCAGGTCCGGCGCGTGCGAATGGTGGTCTACCGGCGCGCGAACGCTACGACCGCATCGCGGCGCGGCCAGTCCCCCGAGCAGGCGTTGACGACGATCTGCGACCGGCTCGTGGGCGGCCTCGCCAACGCGGGCGTGAAATCCCGCCGCATGGAGGCGGCCGACATCCACGACTGGCTGCTGCGCTGGTTCAACCCGCACCCGACGCTGCTCGGCCCCAGCGCCGACGACCGCG
The Achromobacter sp. AONIH1 DNA segment above includes these coding regions:
- a CDS encoding TIGR03751 family conjugal transfer lipoprotein produces the protein MRRIWIESAAILCAVLVLGGCATSKDKLLPHGDHTMLDVWNQETGGSAGGGQAARQLLDARQDLRRPLTEADVQAVPAAAAAYTRTAANEIYRQFRRLPNPDLVMYVFPHLAGTDPVPVPGYTTVFPLYQRVQYAMPGERLEDY